Below is a window of Carassius auratus strain Wakin chromosome 50, ASM336829v1, whole genome shotgun sequence DNA.
TGGTTTCTCTCTGCATTTGGGATTCACCGTCGTCTCCTGCTACTGGCACGGTCATTTGTTGTCGTTGTAATCGACGAGAATACCGGTCTGACTCGGTAGCACGCACTTCACAGTGTCCCAGGTGCAGTGTTGGAGCCCAGTCAGGATTTGACTCATCCATTTCATAAGATGGTTTCCCTTTAAGAAAACAagacatcaataaataaataaatacaaaaaaaaactactgcagtgaaacaactttttaaacaacatagaaaaaacatttttaagatgCATATTAAATCAATCACACCTTATTTAACAAAAtcataatatgaaattaaaataggaatgtcttaaaaaacacaaacatgtgttGTCCTAAATGTCAGCCCTGTAAAAAAtgtcatattcatttattttaactgtgTAAAGGTGGTGGTATATACACACCattatgtgtttttaaaatatcttatgttAAAGTAGTTTCACAGCTATATAAGTGCCTGGTAGTTATTCTGGACTTTTCATTTACTACATTTCACCTAAACATTGTTTATATTTCTCATAGAAATTATAATACCATGTTGGATAAAAAGTGTCTTCCATACCACTCAATGCTCAGACTAAAGAATAAGATCTATTTTTCTGCAAGATATTTAGAAGTGTCTCTAATTCTTTGACACTCACCTGAATAAAAATGTCTGGAACACACTTTTAACGATCTTGGGATGCTTGAAAAGTTGATGTCTTTTCGTCTTACGGCTGAAATCCACGACAGCCGGCGTCTTTTTGTAACATCCGACACATAGCTTCCTTGATTCTTCCTCCAGACAGGAAAGCTAAAGAAAGACAATGCGTTGTCTAATTTTGTACCTTGTCGGTCATGTGAACGGACACTGCAACCGACTACACAGCATGTTCGCCCCATAACTtaaaaattaatggaaaaatatataatttatatattagcGGACCCCTGGCCTGACAGATTTGCGGAACGGCGACGGCCTCACAATATGGCGGTGCTACCCATAAGCCACCGCGACGCTAGAGGCGTTACGTCACGCTGCCAAGCTCTATAGGCCACAGGGTAATGGCCAGTGTGAACGCTTTAATAGAACACTTCATGATTTGCTTCGCACTTTGCCTGTTGAAAAGAAATGCAACTGGCCTGTTCACCTTCCACAAATGTTGTTTGCTTATAATACAACGGTGCATCAAATACCTGGCTATTCCCCTCATATGTTGCTGTTTGGAAAGGAACTGCAACTACCGGTAGATTTTACTCCTGGGGCAGGAGAGCCTGCAAGGAGGGCGGATTGGTGAGTGGATCACAGAGCACCAGGAGAAATTGAAGAGTGTATTTCAGGATGCAAGACGTCAACTGCAAGCAGCTGCTGACCAGAGAGCAAGGAAGCATGATGTGACCGTTAAGAATCCAGAACTTGAGTTGGGGAAACTAGTTGTAAAGAGGGATCACAGAAGGAAAGGTCGCCAAAAGATTCAAGATTTCTGGGACCCCACAGTGTTTAAAGTGGTATGGTGCCCCAGTGATGGAAACGCTGTTTATACTGTTGTCCCAGTGGAAGGTGACGGACCAGTGCGGAATATTCATAGGACAGAACTGCGACCAGTGCATGCTCCCATTCCCGTGTTAGAAATGGAGGATTTGGGATTTCCCAGTCAAAGTACTGAACCGGATCTGGAGAGTCCGAATCATGCTTTTGTGTTTTTCCGTACTGTGACAGATTGTCATCTCAATAACCCTGTGTTTCCTGCATATTCCCCAGCGGAGGGTCAGCGGAACGGGTACAACCAACCTGAAGTTACGGCCCAAAAAGAAACTGGACAGCAAGAAGAGTTGAGGAGAACTTCAAGAGCGACAGCAGGCCACCATTCTAACCCACATCACTAGCCACGACCAAGTCGTCCATTAGAAACAGAACTGTAAGGGTTTTGGCATGCGGATTTGTAGCTCCCCTATTCCATGGAGATTATTTTGTCCTGTCGACGGGACGTCAACGAAATTTGAGGAGGAGATATGTGGCAGAGAGGAGGACACTAGGACCtggggtggcggtaatgcaccattaagctggatgccaaccgccgttaaaaaagaagaagaagaagaagactagGACCTGGGGAAGAATTGGGTGAGGCATGACTGGTAGGGGTGCTAGAACTAATTGTCACACAAACAAGACAAGGTGAAACAACTTATTTAAGGTAAGCCAAACGATCAGAAGATGAGAAGGTGAACGGGAAGCTGGGCTCTTTGTTTGTTCAGGGGGCGAGCTGATTCAGTGCATAACGCAAACTGCTAAAAACAAGGTAGTAactgtttttatggttttggttaGTATTTAAGTATAATGCTATGTGATCCTTGTTTGTTTGCAGCATTTTGATTCATCATGAGCGGGGCTGATTACTAATGTACTATTGGAAGGCACAAGCTACTAAAACAAGGTATTAATAGTTATTTAATTGTTTCTGTTTTAGAAATGTACTAAGGTGTGCATTTTTATTGTAGGACTGGCACCGATTGTTATCTGTTTAATTTAGAGTTGGTTTCTTACTACTTATTTTATATGAGGTTTTAATGAGTTCTTGAACTCAACTGAAAGTGtgttttaagtgtgacaaatgaATGACGAGTGAGTCTCTGTTAACATTTGCGGGGAGTAATGACCTAGCATAGTGCTCATGAGAATGAGGAATTGCTGAGTTGGTTGTTAaaggtgttttgtttgttttgttttcccagACTGTTGCACTCGAGGGACAGTGGGCGCACGTGTGGTGTTTACTCTTATTGGATGCAGTGGTTTGGTGTGAGGGTGTCACATATAGGTAAATGCTGTGGTGATGTAGTGGTTTGTTTTGGAGTATCTTCACTCCACTTGTACCTCTGTGTACTGCCTGGGTtggtttattttgtctttttaattatgtgttttttatgcCTATAAGGGACTTGTGAAATCTGCTCTGTAAAAGCGTTTATACTTAAAATCCTCACTGCTGGTTCATTCTATATACATGGTTTACCTGTAAGCTCATTAACTGGGCAAGGTTACAATcaattgcttattacttataaagccctgaatggtttagcacctcagtatttgaatgagctcctgtaaCCTTATCCTCCACTTcggctgcattctcaaaactcagcaATTTGATGATACCTagagcccccttcctcaaatcttggcctggaggtccaatgcaccacagagtttagctccaaccctgatcagtCTCCtgtctggtcttttttttttttttttttttttttttcaatgatcccaaaaacatttgattggcattgattagcatgctcaggtgtgtttgattagggttagagctaaactttgcaggaaagtggatctcaagATCCAGATTTGAtgacctagaatatcaaaatcaattgggtggcagatcctttttcctttttggcacctaaactctggaataaccgaactaacattgttcaggaggctgacacactcttgcagtttaaatctagattaaagacccatctctttaacctggcttacacataacatactaatatgcttttaatatcgaAATCCGTTAAAAGATTTTtagactgcattaattaggtgaaccgtaacacttcccataacacccgatgtacttgctacatcattagaagaatggcatctacgctcaTATTAGTCTGTTTTTATCGTATTCTGaagtcactgtagccaccagatccagtctgtgtccagatcagagggtcactgcagtcgcccggatccagtacgtatccagaccagatggtggatcagcacctagaaaggacctttacaggcctgaaagacagcggacaCCAGGACAaatagagccccagatacagatcccctgtaaagaccttgtctcagacgaccaccaggacagaCCACAGGAAaccgatgattcttctgcacaatctgactttgctgcagcctggaagtgaactgctggtttcgtctggtcagaggagaactggcctcccaactgagcctggtttctcccaaggtttttttctccattctgtcaccaatggagtttcggttccttgtcgctgtcacctctagcttgcttagttggggtaacttcatctacagcgatatcgttgacttgattgcaaataaatgcacagacactatttaaactgaacagagatgacatcactgaattcagtgatgaactgcctttaactgtcattttgcattattgacacactgttttcctaatgaatgttgttcagttgctttaacgcaatatattttgtttaaagcgctatataaataaaggtgacttgacttgactataaaATTAATCAGTTggatattttctcaattaatcggttagttgtttggtgtataatatgtcagaaaaatgtgtttCCCCAAAACCCCAGGAGTGGTCCTCAAAtgttttgtccacaactcaaaaATATTCAGTTTACTGTCACAGAAgagagaagacactagaacatattcacatttaacaagctggaatcaaataattttttacttttgtcttaaGAAATGACTCAAACCgactaatcgattatcaaaatagttgttatttttattcttattattattattaacagactTTTACCGTACCCACGAAACCTTGAACGGCTAGTGATAACATTAACTAGCTAGGTAGAGGTGACTTGAATCAGTGGCATGAATCTACCGTGAACCAAATTAACCTCAAAAACATGAAGTTTAGTACTGTTCTCCGAGTTCACTCACTTTTGGTTTTTACCCGAGGCCGTTTGCTGGCATCAGGAGGAGGGCTGCTGTCTTGATGATGCTTAAAAAAACGACTACCCACTAAAAAAACCCACTACtactggcaacaccgcaagcaattggtcaacaATGACAGttgcagcgcaatatgaaagacCATCTTaggtttaacaacaaacaacccatgaaactaataatgaacaatatgaaactaaaaccacataaacttaatttaaaatggcttaggaactgtaggctatttagaggtggataaaaaTGGCttaggaactgtaggctatttagaggtggataaatgCACTTTGAAGGTGGGTAAACACAATTTCCGAATTTTGGGACATGCGTAAAAGGCGTTTACGTGCGTTaagcctccactacatcccttTGTACAAGATAAGATTTTCATGAAAATgttaaagtaaaatattataatattatcagcAAAGAATATCACATATATATCCTGTTCTTTCTAACTCTGTTTCTAGGTTTCAGTTGGCAAGTGAAACATGCTTGTCCAGGTTCATATACTTGTATGGCCTGGTAtcagcagaaacctggagaagctcctgaACTCCTCATATATTATACAACAACCCATTACactggaactccatctagattcagtggcagtggatctgacagtgatttcactctgaccatcagtggagtccagacctccatcagtcagagtcacagtgactgcactgatacagctgagaaatactgcagctgctgatgaacacaatcacacacaacactgatcaacacaaacaCTAATATCACAATAGCATTACAATCAACATTAATCTTGCATTTATGGGCAGATTAAGTGTTATCAATAAAGCAGAACAGACTGCATTCAGTCACTTCTGCTGTCTGGACATGATGCTTTCTATTTGACCCACAGAAAGATTCACATTCTTTAACAATTAGTGCCAGAATTACTGATTCTTGATTTAggataatggattttttttttattacatttcatccATGTTTTTACACTCTCCTACAAATGTGATGGTGAGTTTGTCTGTGTGCTGCTTGACTACAGCAGAAGTGAAACTGGTCTGTTTCAGTTCAGATCATGTAACCAATCAAACAGAGACACTGGGAGTGTGGACTGAAAATCTCATTTACATTGTGAGTGTGGAGTGTTTGCAAtcctctcagaatagagcagctctgtctccagagaccatgttcaaaccccaagagctttATTTGACTAGATTTGCTGCTACTGATCAAGCTTCTGAAAAACACCTGGACAAACACTACATGCATCTTGATCTGTTAGTTGAATGATGTTGTCAGACACAAATGGAGTTTGTtgagaagctttattgaatgttGCAGCAAACACAGCAGATTGAAAGATCAGTCAGTGCTTTGATACTAGAGCTCTCTTTCAGTATTGAGTTGTAAATGACTACAGCTGCAGCACTAGACTCATGTGAATCCTGCCTGACACAGGACACTCAGATACACTCATCTTCAGGAGAGAGCAGCgctcactggagaaacatcagctCTGCGAGTGACTAACAGCGACTCTTGTGGAACGAGGCTTCATGAGGAGCTCcatcatgtgttactctgcagacgtACAGCTCTCCCtcttcccagcgtgctttgctgagggTCAGGACACTACTGCGGCTGTAGCGGCCGTCCtgctcgctctctgcgctggtcacaaccccctcggtgacctctgaGCCGTCCAGTGTCCAGCTCACCagcgccccctgtggagagtaagagctgagcagacagagcagtgcggctgagtctccagagatctgcagagaagaggggGGCAGCAGAGACACTGAGGGCTTTACTGTGGGACCAGCTGCAggagacaaacacaacac
It encodes the following:
- the LOC113067230 gene encoding uncharacterized protein LOC113067230 isoform X2, with the protein product MGRTCCVVGCSVRSHDRQGTKLDNALSFFSFPVWRKNQGSYVSDVTKRRRLSWISAVRRKDINFSSIPRSLKVCSRHFYSGKPSYEMDESNPDWAPTLHLGHCEVRATESDRYSRRLQRQQMTVPVAGDDGESQMQRETTAEPVGSAHEKEGGDQAEAEVAADAAGGDQAEVGAVEDECGEWADVEAAEDEDE
- the LOC113067230 gene encoding uncharacterized protein LOC113067230 isoform X3; amino-acid sequence: MGRTCCVVGCSVRSHDRQGTKLDNALSFFSFPVWRKNQGSYVSDVTKRRRLSWISAVRRKDINFSSIPRSLKVCSRHFYSGKPSYEMDESNPDWAPTLHLGHCEVRATESDRYSRRLQRQQMTVPVAGDDGESQMQRETTAEPVGSAHEKEGGDQAEVGAVEDECGEWADVEAAEDEDE